A single window of Leptospira semungkisensis DNA harbors:
- the fumC gene encoding class II fumarate hydratase, with amino-acid sequence MKTRIETDSMGEIEVDDSKYWGAQTERSLHHFHIGNDRFPREMIRALGVLKKSAAIVNAQLGLLTEEKKNLILQAADEVISGKLDEHFPLSVWQTGSGTQTNMNANEVISNRAIEISGGTKGSKKPIHPNDDVNKAQSSNDTFPTAMHIAAAEQLVKKLLPALEQLKDTLKKKSAEFQNIIKIGRTHLQDATPLTLGQEFSGYVKQLEYNIERVKAVLPSVYRLALGGTAVGTGLNTHPEFAVKAAAQIAKETGLPFISAENKFEALAAHDSLVETHGVLKTIAASFMKIANDVRWLSSGPRCGIGEISIPENEPGSSIMPGKVNPTQSEQMTMVASQVIANDVAVNIGGASGNFELNVFKPLIIHNVLNSIRLLADSAVSFEEHCARGIEPNKEKINEHLKNSLMLVTALNPHIGYDNAAKIAKNAHKKGTSLKESGIELGLLTSEQFDQWVLPEKMISPGVD; translated from the coding sequence ATGAAAACTAGGATCGAAACCGATTCCATGGGAGAAATCGAAGTAGATGATTCCAAATACTGGGGAGCTCAAACCGAAAGATCCCTACATCACTTTCATATAGGAAACGATCGTTTCCCTCGTGAGATGATCAGAGCTCTGGGAGTTCTGAAAAAGTCAGCAGCGATTGTAAATGCTCAACTTGGACTCTTGACCGAAGAGAAAAAAAATCTGATCTTACAAGCGGCAGACGAAGTCATCTCAGGCAAATTGGATGAGCATTTCCCTTTAAGTGTTTGGCAGACCGGTTCCGGAACTCAGACCAATATGAACGCCAACGAAGTTATTTCTAATCGAGCGATAGAGATCTCCGGAGGAACAAAAGGTTCCAAGAAGCCAATTCATCCGAATGATGATGTGAACAAGGCTCAGTCTTCTAATGATACGTTTCCGACAGCAATGCATATTGCAGCTGCAGAGCAGCTGGTAAAGAAACTTCTTCCAGCATTGGAACAACTTAAGGATACTTTAAAGAAGAAGTCGGCTGAATTCCAGAATATCATCAAGATCGGGCGCACTCACTTGCAAGATGCAACCCCACTTACTCTGGGCCAAGAATTCTCCGGTTACGTAAAGCAATTAGAATACAATATCGAGAGAGTGAAAGCTGTTCTTCCGTCGGTCTATAGACTGGCATTGGGTGGAACTGCAGTAGGAACAGGATTGAATACTCATCCTGAATTTGCTGTAAAGGCCGCCGCTCAGATCGCGAAAGAGACCGGATTACCTTTCATCTCCGCAGAGAATAAATTCGAAGCTCTGGCGGCTCACGATTCTTTGGTAGAAACTCATGGAGTCCTGAAAACGATTGCAGCTTCTTTTATGAAGATCGCAAACGATGTGAGATGGCTTTCTTCCGGACCTAGATGTGGGATCGGCGAGATCTCTATTCCTGAGAATGAACCTGGTTCTTCTATCATGCCTGGAAAAGTGAATCCTACTCAGTCCGAGCAAATGACCATGGTAGCTTCTCAAGTAATTGCGAATGATGTAGCTGTGAATATAGGTGGAGCATCGGGAAACTTCGAGTTGAACGTTTTCAAGCCGCTAATCATTCACAATGTTTTGAATTCTATCCGACTTCTTGCAGACTCTGCAGTTTCTTTTGAAGAACATTGCGCAAGAGGAATCGAACCGAACAAAGAAAAGATCAACGAACACTTGAAAAACAGCTTAATGTTGGTTACTGCTTTGAATCCTCATATCGGTTACGATAATGCTGCTAAGATTGCTAAGAATGCTCAC